One Triticum dicoccoides isolate Atlit2015 ecotype Zavitan chromosome 5B, WEW_v2.0, whole genome shotgun sequence genomic window carries:
- the LOC119311729 gene encoding leucine-rich repeat extensin-like protein 6 has protein sequence MSPLSKPRLATRALQHIILLALLLPCLPQPLPAPSPSPTPAQPSLPLSPFNERLDAAYIAFQAWKHVITEDPKNLTADWCGPFVCNYTGVFCAAAPDDPCILTVAGVDLNHGRIAGVLTDHLGLLADLAVLHLNSNRFHGTLPTSMQHMRLLFELDVSNNLLSGAFPSFLTSLPSLKYLDLRFNDFDGELPDAVFGRQLSLDALFANDNRFNVSLASGSLTNSTASVIVLANTKLAGCLPPSIGDMADTLVELILLNTSISSCIPPEIGKLKKLKVLDLSHNEFAGELPESIGDMESLEVINVGYNMLSGAVPETICLLPNLKNLTVVGNYFCEEPVSCLHVPRRDDRMNCIPDWPHQRSHEQCIAFEHRPPVHCGADGCILPPP, from the coding sequence ATGTCACCCCTCTCGAAGCCAAGATTAGCCACAAGAGCTCTCCAACACATCATCCTTCTCGCCCTCCTCCTTCCATGTCTCCCCCAacctctccccgccccctccccctccccgacGCCGGCGCAGCCGTCCCTGCCGCTCTCGCCGTTCAACGAGCGCCTCGACGCGGCGTACATCGCCTTCCAGGCGTGGAAGCACGTCATCACCGAGGACCCCAAGAACCTGACCGCTGACTGGTGTGGCCCCTTCGTGTGCAACTACACCGGCGTGTTCTGCGCCGCCGCGCCCGACGACCCGTGCATCCTCACCGTGGCGGGCGTCGACCTCAACCACGGCCGCATCGCCGGCGTCCTCACCGACCACCTCGGCCTCCTGGCCGATCTCGCGGTCCTCCACCTCAACTCCAACCGGTTCCACGGCACGCTGCCGACGTCCATGCAGCACATGCGCCTCCTTTTCGAGCTGGACGTCAGCAACAACCTCCTCTCCGGCGCCTTCCCGTCGTTCCTCACCTCTCTGCCGTCGCTCAAGTACCTCGACCTCAGGTTCAACGACTTCGACGGCGAGCTCCCGGACGCGGTGTTCGGCCGGCAGCTCAGCCTGGACGCGCTGTTCGCCAACGACAACCGCTTCAACGTGTCGCTGGCGTCGGGGAGCCTGACCAACTCCACAGCGTCGGTCATCGTGCTCGCCAACACCAAGCTGGCCGGCTGCCTGCCGCCGAGCATCGGCGACATGGCCGACACGCTCGTGGAGCTCATCCTGCTCAACACCAGCATCAGCTCCTGCATCCCGCCGGAGATCGGCAAGCTGAAGAAGCTCAAGGTGCTGGACCTCAGCCACAACGAGTTCGCGGGGGAGCTGCCGGAGAGCATCGGGGACATGGAGAGCCTGGAGGTGATCAACGTGGGGTACAACATGCTGTCCGGCGCGGTGCCGGAGACCATCTGCTTGCTGCCGAACCTGAAGAACCTGACGGTCGTGGGCAACTACTTCTGCGAGGAGCCGGTGTCCTGCCTCCACGTCCCCCGGCGCGACGACCGGATGAACTGCATCCCCGACTGGCCGCACCAGCGGTCGCACGAGCAGTGCATCGCCTTCGAGCACCGCCCGCCGGTGCACTGCGGCGCCGACGGCTGCATTCTTCCGCCGCCGTGA